The following are encoded in a window of Sphingobium sp. AP49 genomic DNA:
- the pal gene encoding peptidoglycan-associated lipoprotein Pal — translation MKMTRPLLMATAVLALAACSKKPPADLPPAPGGSDTTQPSGPTGPAGPAKGSQADFIASVSSDRIFFGLDQYDVDAEDQATLQSQAAWLQQNPSVRVTVEGHADERGTRDYNIALGDRRANAAKNYLASLGIDPSRINTVSYGKERPAALGSDEASWAQNRRAVTVTVQY, via the coding sequence ATGAAGATGACCCGGCCCCTGCTGATGGCAACCGCCGTTCTTGCCCTTGCCGCCTGTTCCAAGAAGCCGCCGGCCGATTTGCCGCCGGCGCCGGGCGGCAGCGACACGACCCAGCCGAGCGGCCCCACCGGTCCGGCCGGCCCGGCCAAGGGCAGCCAGGCCGACTTCATCGCATCGGTCTCGTCCGACCGCATCTTCTTTGGCCTCGACCAATATGATGTCGATGCCGAGGATCAGGCGACGCTGCAGAGCCAGGCCGCCTGGCTGCAGCAGAATCCGAGCGTGCGCGTCACCGTCGAGGGCCATGCCGACGAACGCGGGACGCGCGACTATAATATCGCGCTGGGCGACCGCCGCGCCAATGCCGCCAAAAATTATCTCGCGTCGCTGGGTATCGATCCCAGCCGCATCAACACCGTCAGCTATGGCAAGGAACGCCCCGCCGCCCTGGGTTCGGACGAGGCCAGC